The window AATGAGCTGGCGCTTCTAAGTAACTACAATCGTTTTGTTAATAAAATCAGATATTTACAGTTTTCACATTTTGACGATTTTTGCTCATGATTGATGCACATTTGCCAGAAAAGTTCCGTCAAAGATGAGAGCTTTGCGCCTGGCACAGCTTCCTGCCCGGAGGCTTACAGCCCAGAGGGGGACTGTCCCTCGCTGTGTAAATTTTATCATTAAGGCAAATTTCTACCATGAACCTATGCAACATCAATCTTTTTTATAGTACCTCGCGGGGACTGTCCCAATTTCCAAATATGGGACTGTTCTTCAAGGTGGAGGCGGCTTCCAGCCGCCTGGAATTAAATAGCCTGCAGGATGCAGGCTCCACTTTAAAGACAGTTACTCACAAGTTCGGTCCCGGTCCGCCCGGGTGAGGAGCTTCTAAGCAACTACAACAGTATTGGAAATAAATACAGGTACTTATCCATTAAAAATATATTATCTCAACCAATCAGGAAAGACTTATGCCTAAACAAGCTCAAACAATGTCACTAATAAAATCTGAAGACAAGAACAAACTTTTTGACCCGGAAAAGGTCAGCAAAGAAATTACTGATGATGACCTTAAAGCTTTCCATGAAATAACCAATCTGGAAATAAGCTCCCAACAGGCAGACAGAATTACTACACCCTACGAGGTATTGCTAAGACAAAAGAAAGTTCTGGCAGTACACTGGCATCCAGAATATATACCCATGGACCTCATTAGACAGCGCATCCAAAATACCTTTCCCAACAGGGATGAAGAACTGATTATCCCTACCCAGCATAATCAGATAATGTCTTATGATGGTGAGTATTCCGGGGTGGAGGTAGATTGTTATTCCAGTGGCTTTAAGCGCAAGGTACAGCTGCTGCTGCATTTTAAAAGCAGTAAGCTGGAAAATGCTGATGTTCTTAAGTCTATGCTGGCGCACACCTTTGAATACAGATCAAGCCAGTTATTCGACCTAATGGACACATTGATTGAACCCAAGTGGGATGATTATCGCCAGCTCGCTGCCGAAGGAACCGGGGTAGGAGAAAATGTTATCAGATTTGCCATGATTCAGACTCATAAGCTGCGCACACTACTTGAGCAGCATGAGCACTCAATCAGTAGAGAGGTCTTAAAAAATAAAATCGTACGCAATTTTCTTGATGCACAAAGGCATCTATATCCTGAAAACTTTATTAACAGAGTACAGGTTTTTGTAAAATCTGTAAAAAAGGTCGTTAAGGCCAACTTCAGCCTGACATACTTTTACCGTACATCTGAAATCATTGAGGAGGCGCGGGGAATTGGCGGCGGCATTATTGTTCCTCATCCGGAACAGTTCTGGCCTATCCTGCTATGTGATTATGATATAGACGGCTACGAAGTCTGGAACCCTCAGTCTCAGGAGTACACTGATTTTCTAATCAATGTCATTAATCGTCAAAATAAGTCCAGATCTGCGTCTACCAAAAAGCTTCTTCTTTTTATGGGTGATGACACACATATGTCTGAGAAAATCAAAGACAGCACCCAAATCGAGGCTTCAAAATTTTATCGTGACATAGGTGTCCAGCCTGCCTGGGACGATCTGTCCATCAGGAAATCCCTGATAGTTGGCAGCTTCAGCCGTAAAAAAATGATTGATGAATACAGAGAACGTCTTGAAGGACAACTATCACTTTAAATCCCTTCAATTAAACAGACCAGTGTAAGGATTCACCATGAACACAGATAAAAAATTTGCATTATCATCCATTCAGGACTCAGAAACAATTTGCAAATACCTGGACGAAGTAAAAGAAGGTTTTCAGAAAGGAAACATACAATTCTCATACCAGGGAAATAGCGTGAAGCTCACACCCCATGGACTGGTAAAATTTGAAATAAAGGCCAGGCATAAGGAAGGACAGGTCAAGCTTACCTTGCGTTTCCGCTGGGAAGAGAATGAAGAAAAAAGATTCATGCTTTCATCTGATGAGCAAACCAGGCTCATGTCTCAGGACGAATAAATGAAGTACTTTAAAGAATTAGAAGACAAAATTCACTTTATGGTCCTTGAGGTTACCAGACAGCTCGAGAATACCCAGAAAATAATCCACGACCCCAAATCAGAGCTGGTGGACAAGGTAAAATCCCGTGATGACCATATTGACAATTACAAATCTATCATAGAAAATATGTGTTTTTCCAGAATTCATGGCCATGAAAATCTGCATAAACAGCGCATTGATTTTATAAGAGCTGTCAACATCATCAGCAACAATCTTGAAAGAATAAGTGACTACGCTGTTAATATCGTTGTGCAGCTCGGCTATCTTGAGTCTCAGGACATCTTGAAAGACTATAAATTCAAACCTTACTTTCAGCAACTGCTGGTTGCTCTGGAAAGCCTGACCAACGCCCTTTTCAAAAAAGACCTGAACCTTGCTCTGAAAATCTGCAAGGCAGAGTTTATTATTGATAAGCTTTATAAAAACAACTTTGACACCATAATTCAAGAGTTAGACTACGACAAAAACAAGCATGACCTTGTAACCTGCCTTTTTATCTACCGCTACTTAGAAAGGATGGGCGATGCTCTGCTGAACATCGGAGAAGCCATAATTTTTTCCGTATTTGGAGAAAAACTCAAGATCCATCAGTACCAGGCCCTTAAGGAAAGTTTAGACTCCATAAATTATAATATCCACATTGACGAAGTTGATTTTGAATCCATCTGGGAATCAAGATCAGGCTGCAGAATCGGAAAAATTATTGACCCCGGGATCAGAGAAGGCCGAGGTGTATTGTTCAAGGAAGGAAAGATTAACAAAATTGCAAGGGAAAAGCAGAATATCGAGACCTGGTCCAGCATTTTTCCCAGCCTGGTTCCCAAGATTTTCAGCTACAATCAAGTCAAGGACAATGCCTCAATGCTGCTGGAATTTCTGCAGGGTTGCTCTTTTCAGGAAACACTAACTTTACATGACCCTGAGATTCAGGACAATTCCTTTTTCCTGCTCAAAGAAACACTGTCTTTGATCTGGGAAAAAACCATGCAGAATGAATCAGTAAACGCAAAGTTCATTGCCCAGCTTGTATCCAGAATTGATGATGTGCTCATGATTCATCCAGAGTTTGACTTTTCTGAAGCAAGAATAGGTTCTCTCAAGACCCCTTCACT is drawn from Desulfonatronovibrio magnus and contains these coding sequences:
- a CDS encoding amphi-Trp domain-containing protein translates to MNTDKKFALSSIQDSETICKYLDEVKEGFQKGNIQFSYQGNSVKLTPHGLVKFEIKARHKEGQVKLTLRFRWEENEEKRFMLSSDEQTRLMSQDE
- a CDS encoding PhoU domain-containing protein → MKYFKELEDKIHFMVLEVTRQLENTQKIIHDPKSELVDKVKSRDDHIDNYKSIIENMCFSRIHGHENLHKQRIDFIRAVNIISNNLERISDYAVNIVVQLGYLESQDILKDYKFKPYFQQLLVALESLTNALFKKDLNLALKICKAEFIIDKLYKNNFDTIIQELDYDKNKHDLVTCLFIYRYLERMGDALLNIGEAIIFSVFGEKLKIHQYQALKESLDSINYNIHIDEVDFESIWESRSGCRIGKIIDPGIREGRGVLFKEGKINKIAREKQNIETWSSIFPSLVPKIFSYNQVKDNASMLLEFLQGCSFQETLTLHDPEIQDNSFFLLKETLSLIWEKTMQNESVNAKFIAQLVSRIDDVLMIHPEFDFSEARIGSLKTPSLNTFIEMLTEIENSIEAPFSVFIHGDFNANNIIYNQKNQQIYFIDLHRSCHNDYVQDVSVFLVSNFRQPNFEPQFRSLSNKLNDDFYTFAAEFAAENNDQLFDTRLALGLIRSFFTSTRFELNREFAGSMYQRALYLAEKLIAHQGSAWEDFHFPKDVFKYQNF